The proteins below are encoded in one region of Reichenbachiella sp. 5M10:
- a CDS encoding DUF1571 domain-containing protein: MKAAYSLAICLFFTLSSFDITDPVTVSVTDKVKEVFQSTQEIRTMSYDFVRQERVRGKMHKNIASIKMTKVPHRVYFKESFPNNGLEVLYPHPEDDTKALVNPNGFPYVNMKLDPRGDIMMKNQHYSVLDAGYDGVISVLEYLFYKYKNEINNLVEYQGMTLVDGKTCDVIVMENPAFKYVNYAVSGGETLASIAKKYRLSEYMIKEKNSDLYLDDLKSGDVLKLPTDYSAKMKLFIDVDRRIPLRIDIYDEVGLFEKYEFKNVVLNPNFRDEEFLDTYSAYSFN, from the coding sequence ATGAAAGCAGCATATAGTTTGGCAATTTGCCTTTTTTTCACCTTGAGTTCGTTTGATATTACTGATCCTGTGACAGTTTCTGTCACCGATAAGGTCAAGGAGGTATTTCAATCTACACAAGAGATACGTACGATGTCTTATGATTTCGTTCGTCAAGAGCGTGTGCGTGGTAAAATGCACAAAAATATCGCCTCGATCAAAATGACCAAGGTGCCGCACCGTGTGTATTTCAAAGAGAGCTTTCCCAACAACGGACTCGAAGTTCTCTACCCTCATCCAGAAGACGATACCAAAGCTCTGGTCAATCCAAATGGGTTTCCCTATGTCAACATGAAACTGGACCCGAGAGGAGACATCATGATGAAGAACCAACATTATTCTGTCCTCGATGCAGGGTATGACGGGGTGATTTCGGTACTGGAGTACTTGTTTTACAAATACAAAAACGAGATCAACAACCTCGTGGAGTACCAAGGGATGACTCTGGTGGATGGTAAAACCTGTGATGTGATCGTGATGGAAAACCCAGCTTTCAAATATGTGAACTACGCAGTGTCTGGTGGGGAGACCCTAGCAAGTATCGCCAAGAAGTATCGCTTGAGCGAGTACATGATCAAAGAGAAAAACAGCGACTTGTACCTAGATGATCTCAAATCCGGAGATGTCCTGAAATTGCCCACGGACTATTCTGCTAAGATGAAGCTATTCATAGATGTAGACAGACGCATCCCACTCCGCATCGATATCTACGATGAGGTCGGCTTATTCGAAAAGTACGAATTCAAAAATGTCGTCTTGAACCCCAACTTTAGAGACGAAGAGTTCTTGGACACCTATTCTGCGTATAGCTTCAATTGA
- a CDS encoding rhomboid family intramembrane serine protease — MSITIILIILTVAVSYAALQNPSLQYKLMMNPVRILQDRQWYRVITSGFIHGSWMHLAFNMFTFYFFGRFVEQLFFRLKGEAGALYFIGFYLLAIVISDLPSLIKHKNDSRYNSLGASGGVSAVVFSSILFYPTNDVCLYGFICIPGFIMGAIYLIYSYMKGKEMSDNINHDAHLIGAVFGIVFSVIMDPGVLSSFISQIADWRWFN; from the coding sequence ATGTCTATCACTATCATTTTGATCATCCTCACCGTAGCGGTGAGTTATGCCGCGCTCCAAAATCCCAGCCTACAATACAAGCTCATGATGAACCCTGTGCGCATCCTACAGGACAGGCAGTGGTACCGCGTCATCACTTCCGGGTTCATCCATGGCAGTTGGATGCACCTCGCCTTCAACATGTTTACTTTCTATTTTTTCGGAAGGTTCGTAGAGCAGTTATTCTTTCGCCTCAAAGGCGAAGCAGGTGCTTTGTACTTCATCGGTTTTTATCTCCTAGCCATCGTAATCTCCGACTTGCCGTCACTCATCAAACACAAGAATGATTCTCGCTACAACTCACTCGGAGCATCGGGGGGCGTATCTGCCGTGGTCTTCAGTAGTATTCTCTTTTACCCCACCAATGACGTTTGTTTGTACGGGTTCATATGTATCCCGGGCTTCATCATGGGTGCCATATATCTGATCTACTCCTACATGAAGGGGAAGGAAATGTCCGACAATATCAACCACGATGCTCACCTCATCGGCGCTGTCTTTGGAATCGTCTTTAGTGTGATCATGGATCCAGGAGTTCTCTCTTCGTTCATCAGTCAGATTGCAGACTGGCGGTGGTTCAATTGA
- a CDS encoding DUF1330 domain-containing protein produces the protein MMYIIQLIYIHQGQEEVFHEFESLAIPLMEKYNGKLIQRIRPGQAAFIAGDDEKPYEVHIVSFDSQDDFDRFKQDDTRKQFLHLKEQSVRSILMVQGTKL, from the coding sequence ATGATGTATATCATACAACTCATCTACATCCATCAAGGGCAAGAAGAAGTTTTTCATGAATTTGAATCGCTTGCCATTCCTCTCATGGAAAAATACAACGGCAAATTAATCCAAAGAATACGACCAGGTCAAGCCGCCTTCATCGCTGGTGATGATGAAAAACCCTATGAGGTTCACATAGTCTCTTTCGATTCTCAAGACGATTTTGACCGATTCAAACAAGACGACACGAGGAAACAATTTCTTCATCTAAAAGAACAATCTGTTCGATCCATTTTGATGGTACAAGGGACCAAACTATAA
- a CDS encoding polyprenyl synthetase family protein → MTEDLRAYQEKLNDAIAQIEFDKHPNELYAPLAYTLDLGGKRMRPILAIMAYLTKKKDWETIIHPALSIELFHNFTLIHDDIMDEAPLRRGQETVYKKWNKDIAILSGDTLMIMAYDLLLEAQYDDIRYLIKLFNQCAIEVCEGQQLDMNFENLPTVSEEEYIEMIKLKTAVLLGYSLELGGLLAGMTREEAIHLRDFGVNIGIGFQLKDDILDVYGDADKFGKQVGGDILANKKTFLLLKAIEHAEGDAAQNLEYWLQQTEFDVHKKVQEVKKVYEQLKIKEISEQKMNHYFDLGFQQLDDLDSSKYDLEPLKAFTQALIQRDH, encoded by the coding sequence ATGACTGAAGATTTAAGAGCCTATCAAGAGAAGCTCAATGACGCCATCGCGCAGATAGAGTTTGACAAGCACCCCAACGAATTGTACGCACCACTGGCCTATACCCTAGACTTGGGAGGCAAGCGAATGCGTCCCATTTTGGCCATCATGGCATATCTCACCAAAAAGAAAGATTGGGAGACCATCATTCATCCTGCGCTCTCCATCGAGCTCTTTCACAACTTCACTCTCATCCACGATGACATCATGGATGAGGCCCCACTTCGCCGTGGACAAGAAACTGTGTACAAAAAATGGAACAAGGACATTGCCATACTCTCTGGTGATACACTGATGATCATGGCCTACGACCTCCTACTAGAGGCACAGTATGATGACATTCGTTACCTCATCAAGCTCTTCAACCAATGTGCGATAGAGGTCTGCGAAGGGCAGCAGCTCGACATGAACTTTGAGAATCTACCTACAGTATCCGAAGAGGAATACATCGAGATGATCAAACTCAAAACCGCTGTTCTTTTAGGATATTCGCTAGAACTAGGTGGCTTGCTCGCAGGCATGACTCGAGAAGAGGCCATCCACCTGAGAGATTTTGGGGTCAACATCGGTATAGGCTTTCAACTCAAGGATGATATCCTAGATGTCTATGGCGATGCAGACAAGTTTGGCAAGCAAGTAGGAGGGGACATCCTTGCCAACAAGAAGACTTTCCTTCTCCTCAAAGCCATTGAGCATGCCGAAGGAGACGCTGCTCAAAACCTCGAATACTGGCTCCAACAAACGGAATTTGATGTACACAAAAAAGTACAGGAGGTCAAAAAGGTTTATGAACAACTTAAGATCAAAGAAATTTCGGAGCAAAAGATGAATCACTACTTTGACTTGGGCTTTCAACAACTCGACGATCTAGACTCTAGCAAGTACGACCTAGAACCTCTCAAAGCCTTCACCCAGGCTTTGATCCAAAGAGATCATTGA